One Anolis carolinensis isolate JA03-04 chromosome 4, rAnoCar3.1.pri, whole genome shotgun sequence DNA window includes the following coding sequences:
- the LOC134299011 gene encoding uncharacterized protein LOC134299011 produces the protein MQVEDEELLGAGGGRSERATPEPDAEFHQLAALASSTAYAQPNGVTQRRGVVRGDSTGGEEGSPSPGPQRMVFLEERMSAMETTLAVMSRAMERLAVLAEPERGRELRAGSMWDVSVGSSQGFADLPAPKGREMRKEPGARPKIQTSLTRVEESDDEGEKPPRIPATLPTETLVPLANAGRGTGPREAAAGPTGPQGGLRRAENWGLPPQGPLPRREELRIEFGGESSELDFFLTTVRGYMEDNAHTFRTESSRVRAIGAVLKRGAASWYVQLHARRDPCLGSLRRFMGALETRFRDPLEQIRAREKLKTVSQGQRSVSEYAEEFQCLAEKVPEWSAVTKIELFKEGLRREILSWAVHRDEPDTLRGWIQLAGRIETSLAQARRHRGGLQQRPQMKEGSRKEGSTPAGRRTEPTGNVSTSRRGCFVCGRLGHRAAECWQRKGEGGGQPKPRAVAGKRAEEEPPMRHHSGGLDEGEEDAMSEPCY, from the exons atgcaagtggaggatgaagagctcttgggcgcaggaggaggaaggtcggaaagggccactcccgagccggacgctgagttccaccagctggcggccctggcgtcatccaccgcttatgcccagccaaatggggtaacccagaggcgtggagtggtgcggggagacagcaccggaggagaggaaggttcaccttccccaggcccacaaaggatggtgtttctggaggagaggatgtcggcgatggagaccaccctggcagtgatgtcgagggcgatggagcgcctggcggttttggcggagccggagagaggaagggaacttcgggctggctcaatgtgggacgtgagcgtgggaagcagccagggctttgcagacctcccagcaccgaagggaagggaaatgcgaaaggagcccggtgcccggcccaagatccaaacaagcctgacgcgggtggaggagagtgacgacgaaggggaaaagcctccgagaatcccggctacgctcccaactgagaccctggtgcccctggcgaatgccgggcgtggcacagggccaagagaagcagcagcggggcccactggtccgcaagggggcttgcgacgggcggagaattggggattgccaccacagggacccctaccgagacgagaggaactaaggatcgagtttgggggagagtcctctgaactggattttttcctgaccacggtgaggggctatatggaggacaatgctcacacttttagaacggaatccagccgggtacgggccattggtgcagtgttgaagaggggagcggccagctggtacgttcaactgcacgcgcggcgcgacccatgtctggggtcactccgacgctttatgggggccctggagacccgtttccgagatccactggagcagatccgggcgagggagaagttgaagaccgtctcccaggggcagagatcggtatctgagtatgcggaggagttccaatgcctcgctgaaaaggtgccggaatggtctgcagtaacaaagatagaactcttcaaagagggtctcaggcgggagatcctctcctgggcggtgcatcgtgatgagcctgacacactgcgcggatggattcagctggcggggcgcatcgagacatcgctggcccaggcgaggaggcaccgaggagggctacagcagcggccgcagatgaaagaggggagccggaaggagggatcaaccccagccgggaggagaacggagccgacagggaacgtgagcaccagcaggaggggctgcttcgtgtgcggccgtttgggccacagggctgccgagtgctggcagagaaaaggggaaggcggaggccagcccaaaccaagagccgtggcagggaaacgcgccgaggaagaaccaccgatgaggcaccactcgggggggttg gatgaaggggaggaggacgccatgtcagaaccctgctactag